The nucleotide sequence TACGGCTATCTGCATGACAAGGGCCAAGTGCCAAACGACTATATGGCCCGCCAAATGGCCCGGATTGACCGCAGTGACGGCGACATTGACACATTGTCGAAACGATTGGCCTATATCCGCACATGGACCTATGTGGCGCAGCGCAAAGGCTGGGTTGTTGACGAAAGCCATTGGCGCGGGGAAACCCGTGCGGTAGAAGACCGCCTGTCGGATGCGCTGCATGGCGCGCTGACCCAAAGATTTGTCGACCGGCGCACATCCGTGTTGTTGCGGCGGTTGAAGCAGAAGGAGAGCCTTGTGGCTGACGTGAATGAGACCGGTGAAGTCACCGTTGAGGGCGAGCTGATCGGCAAGCTGGACGGGTTCCGCTTCAAGCAGGCGGATACCAGTTCCTCGGACGAGGCGAAGACGTTGAAACAGGCGGCGGTCGCAGCCCTTGCCCCGCATTTCAACCTGCGGGCCGACAAGTTCTACAACGCGCCGGACACCGAAATGGATTTCACCGAACAAGGCGGCCTGATGTGGGGCGACATGGCGGTGGGCAAGCTCGCCAAGGGCGACGACCCGCTCAAGCCAACGGTCGAGCCTTTTGTCGATGACGAGGCCGGTGCCGATGTGGCCGAAAAGGTCAAACGCCGTCTACAGCATTTCATCGACCGCAAGATCGCGGCGGCCTTTGAACCGATGATCGCCATGTCCGGCGACGAGACGCTGACCGGGCTGGCCAAGGGCTTTGCCTTCCAGATGTCGGAGGCGTTGGGCGTGATCCCGCGTGACGTGGTTGCGAATGACGTGAAGGCCTTGGACCAAGACGCGCGCGGCGCGTTGCGCAAGCACGGCATCCGGTTCGGCCAATTCACCATCTTCATGCCTTTGCTGTTGAAGCCCGCGCCGACGCGCCTGCGTCTGGTGCTGTGGTCGCTGCAGCAGGGCTTGTCGGAATTCCCCGAAGCCCCGCCCCCCGGTCTGGTCACCGTGCCAGCGGTCAAGGACGCGCCTGACGGGTATTACACCAACGCAGGCTACCGCCTGGCTGGCGAGCGGGCCATCCGGATCGACATGCTGGAACGCCTGGCGGACCAGTTGCGCACCGAGGATTCGCGCGGCGGGTTTGAGGCCAAACCCGACATGCTGTCGATCACCGGTATGACGCTGGAGCAGTTTGCCGACCTGATGGGTGGTCTGGGCTACAAGGCCGAGAAGGGCGAACGGGTGAAGGTCAAGGTGGTCGCCGAGAAGCCCGTCGAGGAGGCCAAGCCGGAAGGCGAAGCAGCCCCGGAAGCGGAAGCACCTGCCGAGGACGCAGCACCGGAGATGGAGGTGTTCTACACCTTCAAATGGGGCGGCAATCGCGGGGCGAAGCCCCAGCGCCCGCCGCGCAAAGACGGCGGTAAGCCTCGCGGAAAGCCGAAAAGCAAAGGGGCTCCGCGCGACACCAAGGCGCAAAGCTTTAAGGCCCGCCCTCCGAAGAAAGAAAAAGCCATCGATCCCGACAACCCGTTTGCGGCAGCCCTGATGGGGCTGAAGAAAGACTGATCCGGCGGGATCCAAATGGGCGCTGCGCGCAAGTGATGTTTTTGCGTTCTTGGAGGGCTTTGCCCTCCGCCACGCGGGCATCCTCCCAGCATATTTCCGGCAGAAAGAAGCATGTCTGACGCGCGCGAGACCATAAGGTTGGACAAATGGCTGTGGCAGGCGCGGTTTTTCAAGACGCGCACGCTGGCGGCCTCCGTCGTGAAGGCGGGCAATGTGCGGGTGAATGCGACCAAGATTGCCAAACCGGCCTTTCAGGTGGGCGAAGGGGATGGGATTACCTTCCCGCAAGGAACACAAACGCGTGTTGTGGTCGTAGTTGAATGCGGCTCAAGACGCGGACCGGCATCTGAGGCGCAAGGTTTGTACCATGACAAGACCGTGTTTGAGGAGAAAGTTCCGCGCACCGTCACCCCTTGGGGAAAAGGTCGCCCCACCAAGAAAGATCGCCGCACCCTGGACCTTTCGCACAAGCCCCCGCTTGAATGATGCCTGATTGCGGATTACGACACTGCCAACAGATTTACTCGGACAAACCCCATGACCTATATCGTCAATGACGCCTGCATCGCCTGCAAATACACCGACTGCGTCGAAGTATGCCCCGTGGACTGCTTCTACGAGGGGGAGAACATGCTGGTGATCCACCCCGATGAATGCATCGATTGCGGCGTCTGCGAACCGGAATGCCCCGCTGATGCCATCCGCCCGGATACTGAGCCGGACATGGACAAATGGGTGGAGTTCAACCGCAAATATTCCGAGAAATGGCCGGTCATCATCACCAAAAAGGACCCGCTGCCCACCGCCGACGAAATGGACGGCAAAGTGGGCAAGATGGAGCTGTTCTCCGAAAATGCGGGCGAGGGCGGCTGATTCGGGCGTTTGGCCCCCCATTTAGAGATACTCAACGTGGTATGAGCCGCGCCGCCCTTTAAGGGGGGGCGTTTTTGTGCTATGTATACGTCAAGGATGACAGCGCCAGGCCGCCTTTCGGAGCGGGGAGAAACCAGCGCTTAACCATATGAAAATGAATTCGGATGTGACCGGGGGGCTTTCCACCGGCCCTGTCCGATTTGCTGTGAAAGTGAGTATTTATGAGCAAGAAGAAGCAAGACTTCAGCCCGAACGAATTCGTGGTGTATCCAGCCCATGGCGTCGGCAAGGTTGTCAGCATTGAGACGCAGGAAGTCGCAGGCATCGAGTTGGAGCTGTTTGTTGTGGCCTTTGAAAAGGACAAGATGACCCTGCGCGTTCCAACGCACAAAGCGCTGGAAGTGGGCATGCGCCCGCTGTCTTCGCCAGACCTGGTTGGCCAGGCCTTCAAGACGCTGAAAGGCAAAGCCCGCGTGAAGCGCGCCATGTGGTCGCGTCGGGCGCAGGAATATGAGCAGAAGATCAACTCGGGCGACCTAATTGCCATTGCCGAAGTGGTGCGTGATCTGCATCGCCACGGCGACCAGCGTGAGCAGAGCTATTCCGAGCGTCAGCTTTATGAAGCCGCTTTGGAGCGTCTGACCCGTGAAATCGCGGTCGTGCAGGGCAATGACGAGCCGTCGGCGATGAAGGAAATCGACGACGTGTTGATCAGCCGTTCCGCGGCTTAAGCCTTTCGAAACATCTGCAAGCGCCGCTCCTTCAAGGGGCGGCGTTTTGCGTTTCTACAGCGTTGCGACGAGGGCGATCAGTACTGCGGCTTCGGTCACTTGCTGGGTCGCGCCTAGGACGTCGCCGGTTTGGCCGTCGATTTTTGATTTCGCCAGTTGGCGCAAGGCAAAAACTGCCAAGGCGGCGGTGGCCAATACCCAAATTGCACTTAGCCCTGTGACCAGCAAAGCCGCGATTGCTGCGATGCTAAGCGCGGCAAACATCACCTCCTGCTCCGGCCTTCCTGTGTCTGCGGAGAGCCCTCCATCGCGCGCATTTGGCAAGGTCGCCATCACCTGCACCATGGCTGCGCGCGAGACTACGGGTGCCAGAAGCATCGCCCAGACTGCGCCGCCAGCCAGCAGTTGTGTGCAAAGCGTCCACCGCGCAGCCGAGACAAGTATCAACGCCAGTACGCCGTAGGTGCCGATGGCGCTGTCTTTCATGATCTCCAAGCGGCGCGCCTTCTCCCAGCCGCCCCAGAAACCGTCGGCGCAATCCGCCAGCCCGTCTTCATGCATGGCACCTGTGCTCATCACGAGGCTGGCCATGAAGATCAGCGCAGCAACTGGCGCGGGGACGCCCAACCATAGGGCAACCATGGCCAAAACTGTGGCCAAAGCAGCGACCACCAGCCCCACGATGGGGTAGGCCCATGCAGCTTGGGCGGAGGGGCGGTCTTTGTCGGACCAATCGGCCGCAGGCACCGGCAGTCGGGTCAGAAGGTTCAGCGCGATTTTGAGATCGTTCACCAGAATCTTGGGCGAGGGCAAGGGCATGTCGGTTTTGGGCCACTCCGGGGCGTGCAGGGTCTTTAGGTCGGGACACGCTACGGCTAGAAGGGCTGGGAACACAATCTCAAACAGATGGCCCGCCGATGACCGCTCCGTTTTCCACCCTTGCAGACTTTCAAACGGTGCTCGCCGCCCAAAGCGGGCCGGATGCCGCCGCATTGGCTGGCGCCCAAGACCGCAACGGGCAGCTGACCAAGCCGCCGGGCGCGTTGGGCCGCTTGGAGGAACTGGCGATCTGGTACGCGTCGTGGCGCGGCAACCCGAAGCCCAGCATCGACGCCCCGCAGGTGATCATCTTTGCGGGCAACCACGGCGTCACCGCGCAGGGCGTGTCCGCCTTCCCGTCAGAAGTCACGGCGCAGATGGTGATCAACTTTGAACATGGCGGGGCGGCGATCAACCAGCTGTCCAAGGCGTTCGGGGCCAAGATGGATGTGCATGCGTTGGAGCTGGACCGCCCCACGCAGGACTTCACAGTTGAGCCCGCGATGTCCGAAACGGATTGTGTCATCGCGCTGCGCACCGGCTGGGACGCGGTGAACCCGAAGGCGGATTTGCTTGTCACCGGCGAGATGGGGATCGGCAACACAACATCGGCGGCGGCCATTGGCTGCGCGCTGTTTGGCGGTGAGGCGGGCGACTGGACCGGGCGTGGCACGGGCGTGGACGACGCGGGGCTTGCGATCAAAACCCGCGTGGTGGCCGAAGGCTTGGCGCTGCATGACACGACTGACCCGTTGCAGGCGTTACGCTGCCTTGGTGGCCGCGAATTGGCGGCCATGGCGGGCGCAATTGCGGCGGCGCGGCAGCATGGCATTCCGGTGATCCTCGACGGGTTCATCTGCACGGCGGCGGCTGCGGTGTTGGAGAAGGCGCAAAAAGGCGCGTTGGATCATGCGGTTGCGGGGCATCTGTCCGCCGAAGGCGCGCATCAGAAGATGCTTGATGGGTTGGGCAAAGAGCCGCTCCTCTCCCTCGGGCTGCGTTTGGGCGAGGGGTCGGGCGGCGCATTGGCCATTGGTGTGCTGAAAGGGGCCGTGGCCTGCCATTCCGGCATGGCGACCTTCGCCGAAGCTGGCGTGAGCGACGGCTAACTTGAGCAAGATTTGTGAAAAGCACCTGCGCTAGGCTTGGCATATCCCAGCTTAGGAGCGCATGATGCTTGATATGACCCTGACCACTTTGCCCGCAGTTTTCGACGACATGCCGGAGGCCGAAGCCGCGACGCTACTGGAGGCCCGCGACCTGATCTACGCAGAGGCTGCGCGGCTCGGCGTAGGCCCGTTGGAAGAAACCCTGAAATGGGGCCAACCGTCTGTTGTGCCGCCGAAGAAATCCGGCACCACGATCCGGCTGGGCTTGCTGGGCGGCAAGGCCGCGCTCTTCGTGCATTGCCAGACCACGATTATTGATCAAGCCCGCGAGCTGTTCGGCGGCGTCGCCGAATTTTCCGGCAATCGTGCGTTGGTGCTGGGTGGCGACCCGAGGGCCACCACCCATGTTATTTGCGCGGCGCTAACTTACTACCAGAAGCGCTAGCCCCTGATCTAAACCATCGCGAAGATGCGCGCAGGGCCGCCGGTCCCGCCGCGATGCTTGGGCGCGCCGATGATCAACGTGGCTCCGGCTGCGGGGACCCGGTCCAGATTGGCAAGGTTCTCGATCCCGAAACGACCGGTGGGCAACCACGCGTAATGGGTCGCGAAGTCGGCCGATATGCCATGATCAAGCGACAGCGTGTCTGACGCGATGGACCCGGCACCGGTTTCCAGCAGCATCTGCGCGGCCTCCACATGGAAGCCGGGGTAATGCTGCGCGGTGCCGTCAAAGCCGCGATACTCGTCGCCACCGGTTTTCGCCCCCCATCCCGAATGCATCGCAACGCAGGCATGGGCGGGGATGTCGCCATTGGCGTCAATCCAGGCCTGAATGTCGTCCGGCGTCACCTGGGCGTCCACGTCTTCCGCCGCCTTCGCCGCGATGTCGATCACGCAGAGCGGGGCCACCAGATTGGACACCTCGATCTCATCCACCGACAACCCGTCCGCCGAAAAATGCAGCGGCGCGTCGATATGGGTGCCGGTATGTTCGTTGATGGCGAGGTTGAGCAGGTTGAAGCCGTTATCGGCGAATTTGAACGTCTGCTCGGCGCTGTAGCCGGGCGCGCCGAAATATGTCGGGAAGTCTTCGCTCAGCGTGTGCGTCAGGTCCTCCACGGTTCCGTGCCCGGCGGCCAGCGCGGGCGGGGCGGAAATGGTCGAGGCCATTGCTGCCGCCCCGGTCAGTGCTGCGCCTTTGAAAAAGGACCGACGGGACAGCATCTTTTCTTTGACGGAATTCATCACACAGATATCACACATATCGAAAACTCCTTTTTGTTTGAGGATCGCACCCTGCGGCGCGCTCACGGGGAGTTCAACTCACGGTTTCGTGGGAAGCGGGCTGTCCGCCTTGATCTGGTCCATCACGATCTGGCTCTGCACCCGGCCCACCGCCGGATGGGGCAGCAAAATGTCCTGCACAAGCCGGTTCAGCGCCGCCAGATCCTCGCAAATCACGCGCAGCAGGTAGTCGGCGTCGCCGGTCAGGGTCCAGGCCGCAATAATTTCGGGCTGGCGGCGGGTGAGGCTCAGAAACGCCTGATGCGTCTCAGGCGTGTGGGTCGCGGTCTGCACCTGCACAAAGGCCTGCACGGTCAGCCCCAGTTTGGCGGGGTCGGGGCGCGCCACGTAGCCGGTGATGTAGCCGTCCTGCTCCAGCCGCTGTTTGCGTCGCCCCGCCTGGCTGGGCGAGAGGTTCAGCACCTCGGCTAATTGTTGGGACGTCATATGAGCGTCGGTCTGCAGCGCATCCACGATGCGCAAGTCGGTCTTGTCTAAGGTGTCCATGCGGAAATCTCGCGTGAATGTCGTAAATGATGACTGAAGAATAGCATATTTTTCGCTAACGGCCATGAGAATGCGCACAATGTGCGCCCCTCAAGCGGTATGATGCACCCAACATGCAGTCACAGGAGTATTCCCCATGGGCCCTTTCCCGCACGACGCCCCGAAATCCACCATTTCTGAGGCCAACCCGGCCGGCACTGACGGGTTCGAATTCGTAGAATTTGCCCATCCCGACCCGGACATGCTGCGCGAGACCTTCGCGCGCATGGGCTACATCCACACTGCGACACATAAGACCAAGGCGATCGCGCTCTGGCAGCAGGGCGACATCACCTATGTGCTCAACAACGAGCCCGGCAGCCACGCGCTGAATTTCGTTGAGGAACACGGGCCCTGCGCCCCCGCCATGGCGTGGCGCGTTGTCGACGCGGAGCATGCGTTCAAGCACGCGGTCGCCAAAGGCGCGACACCCTACGAGGGCACTGGCAAAACCATGGACGTGCCCGCCATCGTGGGCATCGGTGGCTCGCTGATCTATTTCATCGACCAGTATTACGAGGCGAACCCCTATAACGCCGAATTCAACTGGGTCAGCAAAACCCATCCCGAGGGCGTGGGCTTCCACTATCTCGACCACCTGACGCATAATGTGCACAAGGGCAATATGGACGTCTGGTTCCGTTTCTACGGCGACCTGTTCGGCTTCAAGGAAATCCGGTTCTTCGATATCGAGGGCAAACATTCGGGGCTGCTGTCGCGCGCGCTGACGTCCCCTTGCGGCCGCATCCGTATCCCGATCAACGAGGATCGCGGCGAGACTGGGCAAATCGTTGAATACCTGAAGCGCTACAATGGCGAGGGCATCCAGCATATCGCGGTCGGCGCCAAGGACATCTACGCGGCCACCGACCAGATCGCTGAGAACGGCGTCAAATTCATGCCCGCCCCGCCCGAAACCTACTACCCGCTCTCCAAAACGCGGGTCAAAGGCCATGAAGAACCCATCGAGAAGATGAAAAAACACGGCATCCTGATTGACGGCGAAGGCGTGGTCGGCGGGGGCGAGACGCGTATCCTGCTACAAATCTTTTCCAAAACGGTGATCGGCCCGATCTTCTTTGAATTTATCCAGCGCAAAGGCGATGACGGCTTTGGGGAGGGCAACTTCAAAGCGTTGTTCGAAGCGATCGAGCAGGACCAGATCGACCGAGGCGTGCTGAGCGCCGCCGAATAGGGTTGAAAATTTGACGCGCCCCTTGTTCTCTGAGGAAAATGGGGGCCGCATGCCAAATATCGAAATCGTCAGCTACTCCGGCACCGGCAAGACCACCGAATTGGCGGAAATCATCGCCGAGGCCGCCGATGCGCGTCTGTGGACGCTTCCCCATGACGGCGAAACCAAGAAGAAGATGTGGGACGCGCTGGACGATGCCGACACGATTCTGTTCGGCAGCCCCACTTATATGGGCGGCCCCGCATGGCAGTTCAAACGCTTCGCGGATGCGACGGGCGAGCGGTGGTACAACCGCGACTGGCAGGACAAGCTGGCGGGGGGATTCACCACGTCAGGGTCGACCAATGGCGATAAAGGCGAGTGCCTGTCCTATTTCATCACGCTGGCCAACCAGCATGGGATGATCTGGGTGTCGTTGGGGCAAAACTCGCCGCCAAGCCGGACCAACACCGACACGGCCACCAACTGGACTGGGGCCAATGGTGGGGTCATGGCAATCGCGGGGCCTGGGGGTATGCCGCAAGGGGATTTGCAAAGCGCGCGGGCCTACGGGCAAAGGGTGAAACAGCTGACCGAAAGGTTCGCCGTCTAGGTTTCTTTCTGCCCCAAATATGCCCGCCGGAGGCGGAAGAATTTTCGGCGAAAATTCTTCAAATTTCTTACTTTAAGAAATTTCCACCGCCCCGCATCACAGGTCCTTGAACATCCGAAAATTGGGGATCTCGACACCGTTGCGGGTGACCACCTGTGCCGCCTCCACTTGCCAGCCTTGTTTGGCGAAAAAAGATTTCGCCAGGTGGCTCGCCTCGGTGGTCATCATGGTGAACCCTTGCTTGCGGGCCTCCGCTTCGATCTTGTCATATAGGTCCGAGGCCGTGCCGGTCCCCATCTTGTCCGGGGCCACATAGGCCATGTCGACATGCGACAGTTCCAGCAACTGCATGAAGCCGGTGATGCGGCCGTCTTCCTCAGAGACGAAGGTGGTGTCGCGCGCCAGTTTGTCCGGCCAGCTGTCCGGCATCCGTTCATCCGGCACCCAGGCGGTGCGTTGCTCGGTGGTGTAGCGGGTCTTTGCACCCAGCCGGACGGCGTCAAAGAAGACGCGGTAGGTCGCCTCTGCATCGTCCAAACTGTAGGCGCGGACCGTCATGGCTCAGACCTGTCCGCCCGCAATTTCAATGGTTTGTCCGTTGACGCTTCCAGAGCCTGCGCCGCACAGCCAGGCTGCGGCCTCACCAATCTCGCTGGCCTCTATCAGTCGCTTATGGCGGTTGGACCGCACCATCGTGCCCAGCGCGTCCTCCTTGGACATGCCCGCCCGCGCCGCGATGTCGTCGGTGTTGCGGGTCACAATCGGGGTGTCGACATAGCCCGGGCACAGCGCGTTGAACGTGTAAGGCCCGCCCATGTAATCCTCCGACAAGCCGCGAATGAGCCCGATCAGCCCATGCTTTGAAGCCGAGTATGCCGGCGCACCCCGCAACCCGCGCACCCCAGCAATCGAGGACACGGCAATCACGCGGCCCCAATCGGTCGTCAGCATCGAGGGCAGGCAGGCCTGTATCGTCAACATCGCCCCATCCAGATTCGTGGCCATCGTCCGCCGCCAGAACGCCAAATCCATCTTGGAGATGGATTTGCCCTCGGCAATCCCGGCATTGGGCACGCAAATTTGAACGGGCCCGTTCTGCGCAATCGCGGCCTCAACCACCGACGCAGTGGCATCGGGGTCAGTCACATCCAATGCCAGTGGCAACCCGCCAAAAGACGCCGCAGCGTCTTTGAGCACGTCAATCCGCCGTCCGGTGATGGTGACCGATGCGCCTTGCGCAGCAAGGCTTTGCGCAATGGCCAGCCCGATGCCGGTGCCGCCGCCGGTGATGAACGCATGTTTGCCCGATAAATGCATGCAACCTCCTATTTCCACGTCAGATTACCCCAACAGCCGCGCAAATCCAGAGAGACATAAAATTGCATACAAAGGCACACTTGCGACATTTTGTTACTTTACCTATCGTCGCGCTTTACGTTTCGGGACGCCAAGGATAAGAGCAGAGTTCTGCGAGTTACATTTCATTTGAGCCACAAAAGGAGGGCCACATGAAAATCGGGGCACCCAAAGAGACATTTGCCGGTGAAAACAGGGTCGCGATGACACCTGAAAGCGCGGTTCTGCTGCAAAAGCTAGGCCACGAATGCGTGATCGAATCCAAAGCGGGTGCTGCCGCAGGGTTCTCAGACAAAGCTTACAAAGATGCGGGCGTTGAGGTCGTGAAATCCGCCACGGCGCTGTGGAAGGCCGCCGACGTTATTGTCAAAGTACGCCAGCCCACGACCACCGAACAAAAGAAGCTGGTCTCTGGCAAGACACTGATCTCATTCTTCAATCCAGCTGCCAACGAAAAAGGCATGAAAGCCGCCGCCGATGCTGGTGCTACGGTGATTGCCATGGAAATGGTGCCGCGCATCAGCCGCGCCCAGAAGATGGACGCGCTGTCCTCCATGGCCAATATCGCGGGCTACCGCGCGGTGATCGAGGCGGGCAACAATTTTGGCCGCTTCTTCACCGGTCAGGTGACCGCCGCCGGTAAGGTCCCGCCTGCCAAAGTTCTGGTCGTTGGCGCGGGTGTTGCGGGTCTTGCTGCTATCGGCACGGCGACCTCGCTTGGTGCCATCACATACGCCTTCGACGTGCGCCCCGAAGTGGCGGAGCAGGTCGAATCCATGGGCGCGGAATTTGTCTTCCTCGATTTCGAGGAGGAAGCGCAAGACGGCGCGGCAACAGGGGGTTACGCCGCCGTCTCTTCCCCTGAATTCCGTGAAGCCCAGCTTGCCAAATTCCGCGAACTGGCCCCCGAGGTCGATATCGTCATCACCACGGCGCTGATCCCGAACCGTGAGGCGCCCGAGCTGTGGACCGAGGACATGGTGAAAGCCATGAAACCCGGCTCCGTCATCGTGGACCTCGCGGCGGAGAAGGGCGGCAACTGCAAGCTGACCGTCATGGACGAGAAGATCGTCACCGACAATGGCGTCACCATCATTGGCTACACCGATTTCCCAAGCCGGATGGGCGCGCAGGCCTCGTCGCTTTATGCCAACAACATCCGCCACATGATCGCTGATCTGACGCCTGAGAAGGACGGCAAGATCAAGCACGACATGGAAGACGACGTGATCCGCGGCGCGACCGTGACGCATAAGAAAAAGGTCACATGGCCACCCCCACCGCCCAAGGTGGCGGCAATCGCGGCGCAGCCTGCGAAGGAAAAGCCCAAGGAGCTGACCCCCGAAGAAGTCCGCGCCAATGAAGTGGCGGCCTTCAAGCAAGAGACCAAAACCCAAGTGACGCTGATCGCCATTGGCGCGGCGCTGCTATTGGCCGTGGGCCTCGTGGCCCCGGCCAGCTTCATGCAGCATTTCATTGTCTTTGTGCTGGCGGTGTTCGTGGGCTTCCAGGTGATCTGGAACGTCGCCCACTCGCTGCACACGCCCTTGATGGCGGTGACCAACGCGATCTCCTCGATCATCATTTTGGGCGCGTTGACCCAGATCGGGTCGGGGTCCTTCCTGGTGGTCCTGCTCGCGGCGGCGTCGGTGTTTATGACCGGCATCAACATTTTCGGTGGCTTTCTCGTGACACGGCGCATGCTCGCCATGTTCCAGAAGTCGTAAGGGGTAGGGATCATGGAATTCGGATTTACAACAGCGGCTTATGTGGTCGCAGCGGTCCTCTTCATCCTGTCGCTTGGCGGCTTGTCGGGGCAAGAAAGCGCCAAACGCGCGGTGTGGTACGGCATCGCCGGTATGGCTTTGGCCGTGCTTGCGACCTTGATCGGGCCGGGCTCGGGCTATTGGCTGTTCTCGGTCGTGCTGATCGCCCTTGGCGGCATGATCGGCTACCAACTGGCGACGCGGGTGCAGATGACCCAGATGCCGGAACTGGTCGCGGCGATGCACTCGCTGGTGGGCCTTGCGGCCGTCTTCGTGGGCTTCATCGCGCATTTTGAATTGAACCGCGTGATGGGGCTATCAGGCGACCAGCTCAATGACCTGGGCACCTTCGCAGCCCTTTTGGCCAAGAAAACAGGGGTCGAGGTATCGATCCTGCGGGTCGAGCTGTTCCTAGGCATCTTCATCGGTGCGGTGACCTTCACCGGCTCCGTCATTGCCTACGGCAAGCTGGCGGGCAAGGTGAACTCGGCGGCTGAAAAGCTGCCGGGCGGCCATATGCTGAACGCGGGCGCGGCGGCTTTGTCGCTGATCTGCCTGATCTGGTACTTCAACACCGGCGGCTTCTTCCCGCTCTTCATCATGACCTTGGCGGCGCTGTTCATCGGCTACCACCTGATCATGGGCATTGGCGGCGCGGATATGCCGGTGGTGGTGTCGATGCTGAACAGCTACTCCGGCTGGGCGGCGGCGGCGATTGGCTTCTCGCTGGGCAACGATCTGTTGATCGTGGTCGGCGCGCTGGTTGGCTCCTCTGGTGCGATCCTGTCCTACATCATGTGCAAGGCGATGAACCGGTCGTTCATCTCCGTCATTCTGGGCGGCTTCGGCGGCCCGGCGGGCGAGCAGATGGCCGTGGAAGGCGAACAGGTTGCCATTGACGCCGACGGCGTGGCGACAGCGTTGAACGAAGCGGATAGCGTCATCATCATCCCGGGCTACGGCATGGCCGTGGCGCAGGCGCAAACGGCAGTGGCTGAACTGGTGCGCAAGCTGCGCGCGCAGGGTAAGAACGTGCGTTTTGCCATCCACCCTGTGGCAGGCCGTCTGCCGGGCCACATGAACGTGCTCTTGGCGGAGGCCAAAGTGCCCTATGACATCGTGATGGAGATGGACGAGATCAACGAGGACTTCCCTGACACGGACGTTGCCATCGTGATCGGGTCCAATGACATCGTGAACCCGGCGGCGCAGGACGATCCGAACTCGCCCATCGCCGGCATGCCGGTCCTGGAATGCTGGAAGGCCAAGCAGGTGTTTGTCTCCAAACGGGGGCAGGGGACCGGTTATTCCGGCATCGAGAACCCGCTGTTCTTCAAGGACAACACGCGGATGTTCTATGGCGACGCGAAAGCGTCTTTGGATACGCTGCTGCCGAAGATCGACTAGGCTCAAGGCGCGCCCGGGGGCATTCCGGGCGCGCGTTTTGCACCTATCACCAAACTTGAGAACTATGCGCTTAGGCCAGTTGTTATCCGGTCGAATCCCGTCCATGATGCACCTAGGAAAGTGAGTTTTGTTGGCGCAATTATTTGGCCAATGCGGTTACCTTGGAAAGGATTTTGGAACCGATGTTTAAGTATATTCTTTTGTCACTGGCGATGATGACCACTGCGGTTCTCGGCCAGAGTTTCGATAAGCGGTTTTCGGAGGTCGCGGTTGGAACGACGTTTCACTACGAGCGCAACAACGGCCGGGACTACAGCCTTACCTACTTGGGCAAGAGCGGTAAGTATCACCGGGTACGCAAGGAGAGCGTGAAGGAAAACTTCATTCGCACCTATGTTTACAACGCTCAGGGCCGGCTGCATTCGATCAAGTATGACAACAGCTATACCGTGCGGTTCTCCACGAAATGCGGGGACGCGATCGGCGAATGCATCTACACGTATAAGGGTCACCCGAAATACAACGGCAAGTGGAAGAAGCGCTATTGGTATGACGGCGGTAACCTGTTGACGTCCGACACTCGGATCAACGAGGACTACAACCATGTCTACAAGGTGGAGTTTACCACCGGGAACTTCCTCAAATATGAGGAAAGAGTCAGCGGCGGAACGCCGCGCTGGACCAAGTTGGTAAGAGTGACCAACAAGTAAAGTGCGTCACAACAC is from uncultured Litoreibacter sp. and encodes:
- the cobT gene encoding nicotinate-nucleotide--dimethylbenzimidazole phosphoribosyltransferase gives rise to the protein MTAPFSTLADFQTVLAAQSGPDAAALAGAQDRNGQLTKPPGALGRLEELAIWYASWRGNPKPSIDAPQVIIFAGNHGVTAQGVSAFPSEVTAQMVINFEHGGAAINQLSKAFGAKMDVHALELDRPTQDFTVEPAMSETDCVIALRTGWDAVNPKADLLVTGEMGIGNTTSAAAIGCALFGGEAGDWTGRGTGVDDAGLAIKTRVVAEGLALHDTTDPLQALRCLGGRELAAMAGAIAAARQHGIPVILDGFICTAAAAVLEKAQKGALDHAVAGHLSAEGAHQKMLDGLGKEPLLSLGLRLGEGSGGALAIGVLKGAVACHSGMATFAEAGVSDG
- a CDS encoding DUF1801 domain-containing protein, giving the protein MLDMTLTTLPAVFDDMPEAEAATLLEARDLIYAEAARLGVGPLEETLKWGQPSVVPPKKSGTTIRLGLLGGKAALFVHCQTTIIDQARELFGGVAEFSGNRALVLGGDPRATTHVICAALTYYQKR
- a CDS encoding cyclase family protein, translated to MCDICVMNSVKEKMLSRRSFFKGAALTGAAAMASTISAPPALAAGHGTVEDLTHTLSEDFPTYFGAPGYSAEQTFKFADNGFNLLNLAINEHTGTHIDAPLHFSADGLSVDEIEVSNLVAPLCVIDIAAKAAEDVDAQVTPDDIQAWIDANGDIPAHACVAMHSGWGAKTGGDEYRGFDGTAQHYPGFHVEAAQMLLETGAGSIASDTLSLDHGISADFATHYAWLPTGRFGIENLANLDRVPAAGATLIIGAPKHRGGTGGPARIFAMV
- a CDS encoding Lrp/AsnC family transcriptional regulator, whose translation is MDTLDKTDLRIVDALQTDAHMTSQQLAEVLNLSPSQAGRRKQRLEQDGYITGYVARPDPAKLGLTVQAFVQVQTATHTPETHQAFLSLTRRQPEIIAAWTLTGDADYLLRVICEDLAALNRLVQDILLPHPAVGRVQSQIVMDQIKADSPLPTKP
- the hppD gene encoding 4-hydroxyphenylpyruvate dioxygenase; amino-acid sequence: MGPFPHDAPKSTISEANPAGTDGFEFVEFAHPDPDMLRETFARMGYIHTATHKTKAIALWQQGDITYVLNNEPGSHALNFVEEHGPCAPAMAWRVVDAEHAFKHAVAKGATPYEGTGKTMDVPAIVGIGGSLIYFIDQYYEANPYNAEFNWVSKTHPEGVGFHYLDHLTHNVHKGNMDVWFRFYGDLFGFKEIRFFDIEGKHSGLLSRALTSPCGRIRIPINEDRGETGQIVEYLKRYNGEGIQHIAVGAKDIYAATDQIAENGVKFMPAPPETYYPLSKTRVKGHEEPIEKMKKHGILIDGEGVVGGGETRILLQIFSKTVIGPIFFEFIQRKGDDGFGEGNFKALFEAIEQDQIDRGVLSAAE
- a CDS encoding flavodoxin family protein, yielding MPNIEIVSYSGTGKTTELAEIIAEAADARLWTLPHDGETKKKMWDALDDADTILFGSPTYMGGPAWQFKRFADATGERWYNRDWQDKLAGGFTTSGSTNGDKGECLSYFITLANQHGMIWVSLGQNSPPSRTNTDTATNWTGANGGVMAIAGPGGMPQGDLQSARAYGQRVKQLTERFAV
- a CDS encoding GNAT family N-acetyltransferase — encoded protein: MTVRAYSLDDAEATYRVFFDAVRLGAKTRYTTEQRTAWVPDERMPDSWPDKLARDTTFVSEEDGRITGFMQLLELSHVDMAYVAPDKMGTGTASDLYDKIEAEARKQGFTMMTTEASHLAKSFFAKQGWQVEAAQVVTRNGVEIPNFRMFKDL